tcaatagcgctatttttattggtatttgtattgctccatttgtagtgtaataatgctcattgtcatttctgtattattatttatttcgctaactgcttatttgctagcacttttaccatcatatttgtacatgtcgtatttgctgatgttgctctactgttgttgttgtgtttgcagttgttgtttttgtctctctgtctaatccgcctcttgtccccacaatttccccctctgtcttcctttttttctctttccatcccctcctgctctggcccggctgcacaaaatgatgatataaatacatttaataaagtcaaatacaaataaggcaacaagagaagtatcttacacttctcttttgtaaagtaaatctgaacagccgatatcggcatctacatcaactatatgatttgcctgagaagctggacagaacaaaaaaaaaaagaaataaacaccAAAACACAAATTCTAACTTCCTCAAcaagaaaagcattttgtgatgtttaaaaagctgcacactggtatattgactattgattgactcttggcagttttagcactctaatgactcaatgtgtagaattatatccttgattaattattaaaatgttggctatttaatagattgtatgttaaATCTTATAATATCTCCGCATTGGTGCCTGTCTGTGTCTCTGCGTGTGTTTAAAGCTTTTGTTAAGCATTTGTTAAAGTGCCTTTTTTGACGGCATTGCAGTAGACTATGTGTAGCATTCTATATTTGATTAATACTTAAAATGTTGGCtgtttaatagattgtatgtttattcTTATGATACATCCGCATTGGTGACTGTAGGTCTCTCTCTGTGTGTTTGTTAAAGTGCCTTTGTTTTtggcattgcaaattgacgccgctttaaaacgtacttgaattgatgtagacaaagtgTAGCCCGCTGAGTTTGGCTAAAATTATAGTTATTTTTCAAACAACTTCGTATCACTCTTGTTCgctagctagcaaggtagaagctaacactcttaccgaGGTTGTCCAACATCATGTCTCCACTTTAAATATtcgcgtatcacagatgtactgccataaaaacaaggtccgctttgcaaaatgagcaaagtattcatgtttttaacaagaataagaggaaagaTCCTCAAACTTTACATGCTatcactgttgttgtttttgaaagTGACCCACTTTCGCCCGGAGAAAAAcaagtgatgacgtcacgactattgtcgacaaatatagTTGTCGGTGACAAATTTTATTGTTGACATTTGTCgacttagtcgactaatcgttgcagctcTATTGAACGTTGTGTGCAAATAATGGACTATATTTTGTTTCAGTAAGTGGATAAACACAGgctttttcattcacacatctCGGCAATGTGCAGAGCAACTGCTTTAGTGTTCGTTCTTCCACTTtgcttctttctcatcatacataGTGGTATCATACATACCTGGTGTAAATGTTTCACCACAGTAAGAGGATTtttagtttgtttgttgttgcggtCTTGTTCGCCTCGTAAACACTTTTTCCCACACTTGACTGGAGGTTTCGGTTTCAGATGCGAGAATTAAGTTTTTTGTTTTGCTACCTTTTTTAAATGAACTTTGCAGCGTACAGTCATTTCTTTCACACCTGTTACCGCAAAACCAAAGATCTGACACCACTCTTTGgtgttagcgttagcattagccatgttttgctacaGTAGATGGGGTCGCTAAGGAAGTAAGGGAACGGCGCAAGCTACGGAAACTTCTGAGGGGCAAAAAGTATGCCAAGGCAAGAGGggaattttctatttttttaattgtctgtAACATAAAACTCAAATCTATAAAATCGATATATCGGCAAGGCCTAGTTACTACTCGTAGTAAGTAATAATATGGCATATTTCTGTTGACAAGTAGATATTATGTCTCATGTTTTTAATCATGATTTCTAATACTAAACCCACTAACTTGTACTAGATCTAGTGCTGCATGGCCAAAGTTGCCTTAAAACTTTGGCCATTTTATGGTAATCTTAATAAATCCAAGATTTATTGAGATTACTTGTAATAAAAACACAGTAGCAGACATCATGAATGCAATTTTACATTCATGACTTACTTAGTGACTCACTAAATCAACAAAATATTTGAGAttttacaattacaatatttatcaaaatgatgTCATTATACTTAAATTTATTTGGAACTTGAATTTGGACAGCACGGTAGAAcacgggttagtgcatgtgcctcacaatacgaaggtcctgagtagccctgggctcaggatctttctgtgtggagtttgcatgttctccccgtgactgcgtgggttcctcccaccgccaaaaacatgcacctggggataggttgattggcaacactaaattggccctagtgtgtgaatgtgagtgtgaatgttgtctgtctatctgtgttggccctgtgatgaggtggcgacttgtccagggtgtacgccgccttccgcccaaatgcaactgaggtaggctccagcactccccgcgaccccaaaagggacaagcagtagaaaatggatggatggatggaacttcaaCTTGATCTATAATACTTATATACACTATCATACTATACACACTATTTTCTTTAGATTGTATGTTTACAAAATGTTTCTATGTACGAATGTCTTCCAAAGCATCTTAAAATGGTAAAATGTCTTCAACTTCAGGGGGTGGTGACCATCAAAAGGGCCTCCTTGAGCACCAGCTAATATTTTTcaaatcctctttttttttttttttacctcactgGGATCCCTGGTACAAGCGGATGAAATTAGTTTCCACCCTCGGGTGGCGCGGCTCACCCCTAATTATGACCacatttagattaatcatgaaatgtatgtgatatatatatatatatatatatatataccggtgtgtatatatatatatacaagctcTTCTACCTTAAAgggaaattgcactttttgggcATTTTGCACATTGTTCACAATGTTATGAGAGATAAGAACACCTACgtcttttttattgcattctaatttgtgatAATCGTctggttcttggtggctagcagagCAGCTAATGGAagaaatccattctgcctctaaatcactgtaAAATGCATGCAAAAattgccaacaatacttcatttacattctgtaacctgtataataaccaagatgCTATAATAGAAACAGAAATTAAAATtagattaattgtccagccctaattTGTTGGCTCGGAGACTCATTGTGTTAAATTCAAAGGCAACAGCGCCTCCTTGCCACACCTGCTGGATTAAAGATGTTCTGCAAGTTCTCAAACTCGAGAAAATTTGTTTGACACTGAATGGTTGTCCTGTGAAGTTTCAGGAAGTTTAGGGTGGTTTCCTAAAACATGTAAAAGAGACTGATCTCAAATTTAACCTCGACtgaaaagtaattgaaaggtAGATACTTAATGAGCCTTTTGTCTGATTTTGTGTAttgctgtgtgtgtgttggggacattcaggagtgcagttgtctgtggcttggTGTCGATATTGGCCTGTACCTTTTCGGTTTCTTTCTTTagagtttactattttatttatttaacattttatatatattatttttgtgggttacttgtttggaggagaaaaacaacaacatttaacctgtatatttttgtacaaaatccaataaattattatattgtcatttataaaaaaatgtaactgtCGCCAGATGAACATGAACCAGTTATTAGATAATAAATAAAGAACCAAACAAAAATACTCTCATTTAGTATGATAAATTGAGTGAGAATGTACATGTAGTATGGACAAAAAGGTGgacaattatttttaatttattcttaTTTTCAACTTAAttattttgtatgtgtttttcaccTTTCTTaacttttctttaaaagcctaaccagggacgagggctccaaattagggatgtcccaatccatgtttttgcacttccgaccgataccgatattgtttttgcacttccgatccgataccgatactgaccgataccgatactgacggatactggcctatccgagcatgtattaaagtttaaagttatttagcctacttagttgtcagaatcatgttgaaaagggttttagtactcttgataacaactagccagctgaattaggtgagtttgaataacacacaatggttggtaacaagaaactgacctgtttattcaaggataaacacaaaatagacaaaattatacatgacaaacagaagtggcatcattgaaactagggctgggcgatatggcctttttttaatattgcgatattttaaggccatattgcgatacacgatatatatctcgatattttgccttagccttgaatgaacacttgatgcatataatcacatcagtatgatgattctgtgtgttttgattgattgagtgagagttttattagtaggttgcacagtgaagtacatattccgtacaattgaccactaaatggtaacacccgaataagttgttgattcatgatacagatatatactatcatcataatacagtcatcacacaagataatcacatttaattatttacattatttataatccagggtgtggaggggggcgccggatgtaagtgtcaaaaagacagccaaaagagtttgatatgagaataaatctaaagttaaaatatagggtagaaatgcacccatttgctggaaatgtagttttgattttcaaaattttctttcaagacttgcatgtctacattaaaacattcttcttcatactgcattagtatttgctacttttaaactttcatgcagagaaggaaatcacaactaaaacaatcactattttttcatacggtgttgatgtggaaatgtttgcctcggcatttttatGGTgtagacgtgtggcaccgaatggagataagcgtctcgacagacgttacaatatttgaacaatgatgacgaaaactgttttctctgtcgtgtccgtgtgtcgaaaattgttaagcgcttatttttttatttgatgttgtgcgtggcatagatttgccgtgcgcagaggacgtttgagcagtgcgtagagggaacgttggtcacacggctgcgctagcatcacagctaacgttagccatgctgctacctctctgctcggggaggacatatacgtatgtgacgaaggtgcgcttgctgtctgtgagagggagacacagaaaagagtgagaagagcctgtcttgtaatgccagcagctaaaagcaactgcgtgagaatccacagacctgtggatgtgttgaaggtgtgctggaaaatgcggaacggaaattagggagcagcagaaaagtggaatgtattatttaaatcggtgcgttggaaaacacggaccggagtttttttttttaaactggatctggatcggcattttcccatgccttgccgatacgcattttttggcaaatatcggcggccgatccgatccaaatatcggatcgggacatccctagtccaaaTTAGCCTGCGGCTATAAGTCGTATGTACTGTACTTCAACATTGGTACCTATgagtagcaatgtttaattgtactgtccctgtcaaataaataattTCAACAATTTAACACATACACCTTTGAAAATGGATTTTATTGGTTGTTTAATATTTGGCCAAACAACTGGTTAGCGTTTAAATACAAAGCGTAGATGCTAACATGTCCTCACATATGTttgaataaaacatatatattattttcataattGTCCGTCCTTAGTGTAATTCGAACTGACGGCGCTGCGGCCCGGATCAGCTAACCGGTCGGTAATGTTTTTTAATGGTATGTTTCGCTGATTCGGTCCGCCTTTTTTTTCTTTGCACTAATTTTCTCAGTTCCAGTTGATgtgcaggattgtgtcgatctgtgGACAATAATTTCTTCAATTTAAAGCATAAGAAAAACAGAGAGACGGCCCATACCTCTAaatactcgtaagttgaggtaccactgtcattattaattaaaaaataaaacaaaataaacagatTCAAGAATAAATACGTAAATAGGAGTAAGAATCTGAATCTATATTTTGTGCCGTGATGAGGGTAAAACAAAGGAAGTGTTACAAATCATGGTACACCAAAACAACCCATCATAAGAACTTTTTTTTACCCCAGGCGATCGCTCTGATAAAAGCTGGGAAACAACTCTGGAAATTATGTCACTGATGTACTAACTCGTGTTCACATCATCTTTTTTTGCTCTAATCACCACTGCACTAATTTCTTTTTAGCCTTACACATAATTGGTATCTAAGcacttgtttgtttttagttattgatatttattgtttacattgaacaaagaAAGCACAGTAtatcaagtcaaattccttgtgtgttaaacatacctggccaataaagctgattttgaaaaataaaaagaggACCCCAAACATAAAGAATTTACTATTTTACCATCATTTATTGAAAGTGCTTGATGCTTTTTACCAGAGCACTTACTGCTGATTCAAACAAACACATCTAAATCAAGTATTCGTGCCTGTGTAATTGCACTTACACCCCCCCACTTGCTCGTTTTCCGCCTCTATCTCATTTTTGACTTCACACACTTCCTTGTGTACGGTAGTTAGTGATTATTAGCCATGCTGTCAATCACCTTTGTGTGCCAACATAGCTGTCTGGCACTATGCCGGCTCCATCTCTTGTTGTTTTACTTACCTTTCCTTCACTGCCCTTTTCTTGTCACACACAGCCTACTTCGAGATGTATGCGCAGTGAGGGAATGTGGGATCCTTTTAACGTAAAACAGGGCCTCTTTTGTGTTTGTGCAACGATGCAGTGGACATTGTGGGCCCATGTCAGTCTGTGAGAAGTCATTTGTACTCCCTTATCCTCAACATAGTTTCCTTCTGGTATTTTATTTCTCATCCGCCTATTAGGCAAGCTGGAATGTCAGCCATAAATAGAGGCGTTCTCTCATGCTCTGTAATCTTGTTGCTTGAGTTTGACTTTATAATCGTCATTTTGtctttgtaaacaaaaacactgcTGAGTTGTTTCTCCTTGTCTTCGTGTCCAGGTGCCCAGCCTGTGTGAGGACCTTCTCTCCTCTGTGGACCAGCCCCTGAAGATTGCCCAGGACAAGACAATGGGGAAAGACTATCTCCTCTGTGATTACAATCGGGATGGTGACTCCTACAGGTAGATTCTGTAATTGCGACCCGGGGTCAGGCGTAAAACAAGAACACTCTGAGTGCAAAATGACCTTAAAACGTATCTTGGAATCTGAGATATGTGCATGTGCATATGAGCATGTTGAGTGGGATTCTTGATGTTAAATGAAAATTCAGTCTTGTTTAGACATGAATTAGACTTGTGTGTATGGTGTAAAAGTACTGTATTGCTTCCCCTGTgttcacaagttagctttttgtcatgacagtataccttttAGCTGTTTCTTTTTctgctgctttttttttgtttattttattttggggtGTCCCTATTAAATACTGGTCCAATATcaacaaaaaaagcaaaatattGCAGCTCACTTGTAAAATCTGCAAAATAAGCACTCCGATACAGGAAGTCACATttataaaaggtaaacatggtaggcgataggctactaggagctagcaattACAAAACAGTTAAGCACACACGCttgtaggggtgtaacaattCGTTTTAACGATTCACTCGTTATTTGTGGTTACCGATAAGATTCAGGGTTAATCTCATTTTGTTTTAGAGCGATAAGATCCGAAACAATTCAGTGAGTTGGAATCGATTCAGTAACATTTTCGCTGGTGTGTAGATGTCACGATGACTcacctgctgatggcatcatatggcgtcaaaaataaaatatgtcctCTTCACTTACCCTCAGTTTACATATAACgatgtggaacatgttaaatcCACACATTTTAGTGTTGGCGTCGCTGGGGAGAAATTTAATTTCCTCATCTGACAAGGAAAAGCATCTGAATGGCTCCACTTCGTAGTTAACCCCAAATATAAAACTTAGTAAAATATTTTAGTGTgcgtatactgtacatattttaagaacaacattcaacaataccgtgtaAATTTTGGTGGAAAAGTCGGATCTGGATACCCCTAATGAATGGTCTTTCTACAATTTGGTTGCTGAGTAAACGCATTACCGCAATAAACACTTCCTGTGCCTCACCAATTAATATGCACACCGTTGAGAATTAGCCACGCCTCAATTTCTGAACTGAACACTGTGTATTGACAAATCCAAGTATGAATACATGTACTATTACACCTTTACTCAGCGCTTTACACCTGTTGTGCTTCATGACACTTAAGATCACCATGGAGCAATAAGTACGACCCTCCTATTGATGACGGTGCCATGCCTTCATCTCGCTTGAGGAAGCTGGAGATCGACGCCAATAACGCCTTTGACCAGTACAGAGACCTGTGAGTGGCGCTGAAACAGTGTCGCGCATACACCcacctatatacacacacacacacacacacacctgtgtaaTGACTGTTGATTTGTTGTTTTAGGTACTTTGAGGGTGGCGTGTCATCAGTGTACCTTTGGGATTTGGAGCATGGCTTTGCCGGAGTTATTCTCATCAAGAAGGCCGGGGATGGATTCAAAAAGATCAAGGGGTGCTGGGACTCCATCCATGTGGTGGAGGTGCAGGTGGGTCCAATAAAATTGTCATCTTCAGGTCCCTTTTAGATTTGCCAGAAAAATACAAAGCAAGCATCCAGATGACAGAGATGCATCCTTAATGAAATGATATGTTGATGCCTGCAGGAGAAGTCCAGCGGACGGACTGCTCACTACAAACTCACCTCCACCGTCATGCTGTGGCTACAGACGACCAAGTGCGACTCCGGCACCATGAACCTGGGCGGCAGCCTCACAAGACAAGTACGGCGTCAAACTCCAGCAAGTGAACCGGCTGGTCTGCTGCCACTCACCAACTGACTTTGCTTCCTCTTCACAGATGGAGAAGGACGAGACGGTCGGAGAGTCGTCACCCCACATCGCCAACATTGGCCGCCTGGTTGAAGTCAGTCCTatgttttggacttttttttttgcaagctgTGACTCGCTCCTGCTAAGTATTGAATGGCTTGTTGCAGGACATGGAGAACAAGATTCGCTCCACGCTGAATGAAATCTACTTTGGGAAGACCAAGGACATCGTCAACGGACTTAGGTAAGAAACCATAAGGAGACGTGTGCACTTTCAATTTAAAAGCACCAACATTCAGCATTTTTTTGTCATTGCCAATCCAATATGCTGCCAAAAccgtaatttatttatcttttcactACTGTATACAAAGCATATCCTCCCATTCTCTTCAACCCTTTCCTCCCTTGTTTccatatacatttattttccatCCCTATCACCTGTCCCCCCCCCTTCACCTCTTCTCTGTGCTCTAGATCTATTGAGTCTTTGCCCGATAACCAAAAGTATCGGCAGCTCCAGAAGGAGCTGTCGCAGGTCCTCACCCAGCGTCAGATCTTCATTGACTAGGGTCGGAGGTACAGCCTGTGGCATGGGGAGTGTTGCACGCGTGtgtgaaaaatgtcaaaaagGGCAAGCTTGCGGACATTGTTAATATTGCTGTTTCTTTACTAAATCTCACCCAACCCAATGGAAAGTCACAAGCTAATGTGACTTACCATGTCTGATTATTCAAAGCAGATTATCCTGATTTGTATTACTCATTTGCTAGTTCCTTATTCTGGCAAAGTGTGGGGCTAAAAATCATTCACATAAAACAAAATAGCCAAAGGAAGCTGGCTTTTAATTGGATGCTGTACAGACGACGAGCGTATCTCCAAACAGACAAGTTATGTTGGAATTCGGGATTTTCCGATCAGGGTTTTTTGATGTCGATTCGGATACCGATCATCTATCAGATCTGTCGATACCATCACATGTATTAATTGTAACGTTCTCAATGTATGATGatgtatggtgagtgctattgacagtttaccaaagtcaacacaatatttaaactagttccgtAATCTCTTTCATTACATACAATTGCTTAAGCAAAGCCAGGTAAAAAGTACACAATAACGAAACAACAttaaaaactactatctactaaaTATTTTGGTTTTTGGCCtttaaagccctcctgtgtccagggaattatctggttttgtaaacattaacaaaaacagacACATAATTAGCCTCTTGTCAGTCAGGGTACTGAAAACAAATAGATTCAGCCAGAATCTATTTGTTCCTTTGTCTATTTGGCTCGGCCTTTTTGATTGGCATAAAAGGCCTCAATCGTCAATGGCAATCACACACTTTATTAACATCTGCCAATACTGATCGGTGTCCCGTCGATTGGTACATTTAAATCATGATTTGCAGTGCAAAAGAACGTGCAGAACATAACTTTTCTCACCCACAGTCGTTCTTCAACAAGCACAGTGGTACTTCGGGATATGTGTTTAATTGGTTCTGCAACGCAGTTTGGACCTCGAAAAACTTGTATTTgcgtttttaaatgaattaaagtCAATTTGATTTGTGCTTGGCATTTATGCCGCTAGTTTAGTGATAACATGTTAATGGATGCGCCCTttgacaggctaacaaaaatTAACATCCAAATCGTTTTAAACAAATGGGATCATAACGGAACAAAATTGGCATAAAAGAGCAAATGCCTTTCTGCTTACAGCCATACGGTCACCAAACTCTGTGGAAACTAATATTGACGCTAACTTTCTACTACTCAGTCTGCTACTCTCTGCACTCTGTGCGCTGTGCCTGCATGTGTGGTGACTAGCTAGCTACAGAACAAATAACGTAGTCAATGTTTTGTGAAACATGATTGCCATGAGATTGCAGCACCTATATTACCTGGAAAGTGAAGTGTTATCttgcaaaatgttaaaaaacaaacgtattaaaaaaaaatctaacatttttttttaaataactgtatGGGAAGCACTAGATATgccctgaacaaaaatataaatacaacacttttgtttttgctcccatttttcatgagttgaactcaaagatctaaagctTTTACTATATACATAAAAGatatattcctctcaaatattgttcacaaatctgtctaaaaaaagacaatataacatacatccataaacgtggacgcatgtgaaaaagtgcaatatatttatctgtacagcaatctatttatttatttatatatatttatatatatttattttatatatatattatatatatttatttatttatatatgcaccttattgcttttttatcctgcactaccatgagcttatgtaacgaaatttcgttcttatctgtgctgtaaagttcaaatttgaatgacaataaaaaggaagtttaagtctaaaTCTGTTTTAGTGAGCAATTCTTTGCCAGGATAATCCAtctcacctcacaggtgtggcatgtatgccttaggctgcccaaaaTAAAAGACCACtctaaaatgtgcagttttatcacacagcacaatgccacagatgtcgcaagttttgagggagcgtgcagtcggcatgctgactgcaggatggtccaccagagctgttgctgtgaattgaatgttaatttctctaccataagccgtctccgaagtcgtttcagagaatttggcagtacatccaaccggccatCCAACAGCTGCTGCCACAATTGGTTTGcaaaaccaaataatttctgcattTTGTCATCGTAACTGATTTGAGCGGGCAAAtactcacattcgatggcgtctggctCGTTGGAGAGATTGTTCTCTTCACAGAttaatcccggttttcactgttcagagcAGATGGCATGGCgttgtgtgggagagcggtttgatGATGTCAACGTTGTTATCGAGTAttccatggtgggggtggggttatggtatgagcAGGCATATGTTACGGACAACAAACtcaactgcattttattggtggcatTTTAAATGCACGGAGATACCGTGacaagatcctgaggcccattgttgtgccattcacttgagaccatcacctcatgttacaGCATGACAAttcacggccccatgttgcaaagatgtgtacacaattcctggaagctgaaaacatcccagttcttgcatggccagcatactcatcggacatgtcacccattgagcttgTTGGGGATGCTATGGATCGGCGTGTACGACAGCattttccagttcctgccaatatccagcaacttggcgCAGCCATTGGAGGAGTGGGCCAACATTGCACAGGCCACCATCAATAACTTGATCAACTCTATGAAGGAAATGTGTTGCACTGCTTGAGGCAAAtgctggtcacaccagatactgactgcttttctgaccccccaagaccccaataaagcaaaactgcacatttcagagtggccttatattgtgggcagcctaaggcacacctgtgcaaaaatcatgctgtttaatcagcatcttgatatgccacacctgtgaggtgggatggattatcttgacaAAGaattgctcactaacacagattgagacagatttgtgaacaatattcgagaggaatatatattttttcgatatagtaaaagttttagatttctaagttcaactcatgaaaaatgggagcaaaaacaaaagtgttgcgtttatatttttcttCAGTATTACTTAACATATGCATGTTACATCAGAATGTCATGGTTCCAAGGTGACGTTCAAGTGTGCTCAGTCATAATTAAGTCATGAAGTGTGGTACATGTTTTTCACAACAAATGTGTTAAATCTCCAAATTGTAAAGTTTCGCTGTCAAAGTGATTGAGAATATATCATGTGTTCTGTGCAGTGTGTGGACTTTTAAAAATACTGTATGTAATAGATTATTGTTATTCTCTCACAGATTAGCTTGGTCTTCCCTGTGTGGTTTTTGTGCTATGTTTTGCACACACTTGACTCTCTCTTATTTGTGTTTGTGTCGCCCTCAGGAGTGTTCAAGGCCTGGCTGACATGTCGAAGCAAGAGGCTTTGCAAAAACAACTCTTCATGGCGCTCAAACAGAAAAACCAAAACTAGAGATGCTCCCGTCGTGTCCGTTTTTTCTCCGCCACCTCCTTTTTTCCCCCGTTTC
The DNA window shown above is from Nerophis lumbriciformis linkage group LG38, RoL_Nlum_v2.1, whole genome shotgun sequence and carries:
- the capzb gene encoding F-actin-capping protein subunit beta; protein product: MSEQQLDCALDLMRRLPPQQIEKNLSDLIDLVPSLCEDLLSSVDQPLKIAQDKTMGKDYLLCDYNRDGDSYRSPWSNKYDPPIDDGAMPSSRLRKLEIDANNAFDQYRDLYFEGGVSSVYLWDLEHGFAGVILIKKAGDGFKKIKGCWDSIHVVEVQEKSSGRTAHYKLTSTVMLWLQTTKCDSGTMNLGGSLTRQMEKDETVGESSPHIANIGRLVEDMENKIRSTLNEIYFGKTKDIVNGLRSVQGLADMSKQEALQKQLFMALKQKNQN